A region of Moorena producens PAL-8-15-08-1 DNA encodes the following proteins:
- a CDS encoding Na+/H+ antiporter subunit E encodes MIGHLNLILRLVIWFLLTANLSLPNIIIGIAIAFLLPGRPKTPEALKDWLRVLGEVIVAIPQAYIEAFEIMLRPHNHEDVIMEGVKPQRTPGLIFLDIFLITFTPKTIVLKYHQDGRYEVHRVRRRRKR; translated from the coding sequence ATGATTGGGCATCTAAATCTAATTTTACGACTGGTTATCTGGTTTTTGCTGACTGCTAATCTGAGTCTGCCAAATATCATCATTGGCATTGCGATCGCATTTTTATTACCGGGACGCCCCAAAACCCCAGAAGCCTTAAAGGATTGGCTGCGGGTGCTCGGTGAAGTGATAGTGGCGATTCCCCAGGCATATATTGAGGCATTTGAAATCATGCTCCGTCCCCATAACCACGAAGATGTGATCATGGAAGGAGTCAAACCCCAACGGACCCCTGGGCTAATATTCCTGGATATATTCCTGATCACCTTTACACCAAAAACCATTGTGTTGAAATACCACCAAGATGGTAGGTACGAAGTTCACCGGGTTAGACGGAGGAGAAAGCGATGA
- a CDS encoding Na(+)/H(+) antiporter subunit B, with amino-acid sequence MKWIYIAAGIALYVKFMVLPNPAADLSDMSIVESVVQDTGVPNAVSGIIFRNRLYDTIFEVVVFTIAIMGAKFLLADEKPFCTIYQFTDKPSIVLARLGATIAALVGIELAIRGHLSPGGGFAAGVAGGTAIGLVAITSSFQWMQAIYKRWQAARWEKVSVLIFIVLAVITLTGVELPHGELQTLVSGIVIPLLNILVAVKVALGSWAVILVFIHHRGLL; translated from the coding sequence ATGAAATGGATTTACATTGCAGCAGGGATAGCGCTGTACGTCAAATTTATGGTTTTGCCCAATCCGGCGGCAGACTTATCAGATATGTCTATCGTCGAATCCGTTGTACAAGATACTGGAGTGCCCAATGCCGTTTCGGGTATCATTTTCCGGAATCGGCTCTATGACACCATCTTTGAAGTGGTGGTATTTACGATCGCGATCATGGGAGCTAAATTTCTACTGGCCGATGAAAAGCCCTTCTGCACGATCTATCAATTTACCGATAAACCATCAATTGTTCTAGCGCGTCTGGGAGCGACGATTGCGGCGTTGGTAGGTATCGAGCTGGCGATTCGGGGGCATCTGAGTCCAGGAGGTGGTTTTGCGGCTGGGGTGGCGGGGGGAACCGCAATCGGTCTGGTTGCCATCACCTCATCATTCCAGTGGATGCAGGCAATCTACAAACGCTGGCAAGCTGCTAGGTGGGAAAAGGTTTCAGTTTTGATTTTTATTGTACTAGCGGTTATAACGTTGACAGGAGTAGAATTACCCCACGGGGAGTTGCAGACACTGGTCAGCGGTATCGTCATCCCCTTACTCAACATCCTGGTTGCAGTAAAAGTAGCTTTGGGTTCGTGGGCAGTTATTTTGGTTTTCATTCATCATCGGGGATTGCTATGA
- a CDS encoding ATP-binding protein, protein MTVNFGRFFRVCNPSKTLNLGKAEDQQYYIDFSEVRGSNIIRELRRTISFSEDEPTCQLFTGHMGCGKSTELSRLKRELEKQGYHVVYFESSNDLDLADVEISDILLTIARQVIQSLEEAKIKLQPTRFQSLVQGAAKLLNSEVTGLKVNVPEFGEIGLSSQEDEYSLAFGIGEITTKAKNSKDIRSLLRQHLEPRVNNIVEAINTELIEPAQQQLQQQGKAGLVVIVDNLDRIHNKPKSGQRNQPEYLFVDQGEYLNQLKCHVVYTIPLILAFSNDQENLRNRFGCEHLLLPMVQVQEPDGSPSDAGIALLREMVLARAFPDVEPEQRLSLITKVFDSPQTLDRLCLVSGGHVRNLLVLLRNCLRKDEPPLSGKLLDSVISQRRNELSRAITPDEWELLRHVAEHKTVRGEEEYQILLKSLFVFEYCNGHGCWYNINPVLADAKELN, encoded by the coding sequence ATGACAGTGAATTTCGGCAGATTTTTTCGGGTCTGTAATCCCAGTAAAACCCTGAATCTGGGCAAGGCTGAAGACCAACAATATTACATTGATTTTTCTGAGGTGCGGGGCAGCAATATTATTCGAGAACTCAGACGCACCATTAGCTTCTCAGAAGATGAGCCCACCTGTCAGTTGTTTACCGGACACATGGGCTGTGGCAAGTCTACGGAGTTATCGCGATTGAAACGGGAATTAGAAAAACAGGGATATCATGTCGTTTATTTTGAGTCCTCTAATGACTTGGATCTCGCAGATGTAGAGATCAGTGATATTTTGCTGACCATTGCTCGTCAAGTGATTCAAAGTCTGGAGGAAGCTAAAATTAAACTCCAACCTACCCGCTTCCAATCCTTAGTGCAAGGGGCGGCTAAGTTGTTAAACTCCGAGGTGACCGGGTTAAAAGTCAACGTTCCTGAGTTTGGTGAGATTGGCCTCAGCTCACAAGAGGACGAGTATTCCCTAGCCTTTGGGATTGGAGAAATTACCACCAAAGCTAAGAATTCTAAGGACATTCGCTCCCTATTGCGACAACATCTAGAGCCACGGGTCAACAATATTGTAGAAGCGATTAATACAGAACTGATTGAACCCGCTCAACAGCAGCTGCAACAGCAGGGTAAAGCTGGACTAGTGGTGATTGTGGATAATCTTGACCGGATCCATAATAAACCTAAGTCAGGGCAACGCAATCAGCCAGAATATTTGTTTGTAGACCAGGGGGAGTATCTTAATCAACTCAAATGCCATGTGGTCTACACCATTCCCCTGATTTTGGCATTTTCCAATGACCAAGAAAACCTCAGGAATCGCTTTGGTTGTGAGCACCTACTGTTACCGATGGTACAGGTACAAGAACCAGATGGTAGTCCTAGTGATGCCGGAATTGCTTTGCTGCGAGAGATGGTCTTAGCCAGAGCCTTCCCAGATGTGGAGCCAGAGCAACGGCTCAGTTTAATTACAAAAGTGTTTGATAGCCCACAGACCTTGGATCGGCTGTGTCTAGTTAGTGGGGGTCATGTCAGGAATTTGCTGGTGCTGCTCCGGAACTGCCTCAGGAAAGACGAACCGCCTTTATCTGGTAAGTTGCTAGACAGTGTGATTAGTCAGCGTCGCAATGAATTGAGCAGGGCAATTACACCGGATGAGTGGGAATTGCTCAGACATGTGGCTGAACACAAAACTGTCAGGGGTGAGGAGGAATACCAAATCCTGTTGAAGAGTTTGTTTGTGTTTGAGTATTGTAATGGTCACGGATGCTGGTATAATATCAATCCCGTGTTAGCTGATGCCAAAGAGTTGAATTGA
- a CDS encoding cation:proton antiporter produces MSTITIPWIALPLFVGFSIYLIPKFDRYLALGVALFSVEYGTQLLLTAKSPLTIQLLDNFGVTLLVDQLSAFFILTNGLVTAAVILYCWQSGKTAFFYTQTIILHGSVNAVFICADFISLYVALEVISIAAFLLIAYPRTDRSIWVALRYLFVSNTAMLLYLVGAILVYKANNSFAFEGLRGAPPEALALIFLGLLVKGGIFVSGLWLPLTHSESQSPVSALLSGVVIKTGVFPLLRCALIVEELDPIVRIFGVGTALLGITYALFEKDTKRILAFSTISQLGFILASPEVGGFYALTHGLVKSALFLIAGVLPSRNLNELQHQRINTPIWIALAIASFSISGFPLLSGFGAKVLTLKNIVPWQVIGMNVAALGTATCFGKFIFLPHGDGSQGQVKANFWLAMILLLGGVIAVNSVYYEAYNFANIIKPLATIGLGWFAYLLIFKRSVLKLPRVLEEFDHLIGVMSLMLVLLFWMVFP; encoded by the coding sequence ATGAGTACCATTACGATTCCCTGGATTGCTCTACCGCTATTTGTGGGATTCAGCATTTATCTGATCCCCAAATTTGACCGATACCTCGCCCTAGGGGTTGCCCTTTTTTCGGTTGAATATGGCACACAGCTATTGCTTACGGCAAAATCGCCATTAACTATACAGCTGCTGGATAATTTCGGTGTCACATTACTAGTTGATCAATTAAGCGCCTTTTTTATATTAACCAATGGGCTGGTAACGGCAGCAGTCATCCTCTACTGTTGGCAAAGTGGTAAAACAGCTTTTTTTTATACCCAAACCATTATCTTACATGGCAGTGTCAATGCCGTATTTATCTGTGCAGATTTCATCAGTTTATACGTAGCATTAGAAGTAATCAGTATTGCTGCGTTTCTGTTGATTGCCTATCCCCGAACCGACCGCTCAATTTGGGTAGCCTTGCGCTATCTTTTTGTGAGCAATACAGCCATGCTGTTGTATCTGGTCGGCGCAATTTTAGTCTATAAGGCCAATAATTCCTTTGCCTTTGAAGGGTTGCGGGGAGCACCTCCAGAAGCCCTTGCCCTGATCTTTCTGGGACTATTAGTCAAGGGGGGAATATTTGTATCAGGATTGTGGTTACCCTTAACCCACTCCGAATCTCAGAGCCCAGTGTCGGCGTTGCTATCGGGAGTTGTGATCAAAACGGGAGTCTTTCCACTGTTGCGTTGTGCTCTGATTGTGGAGGAACTTGATCCCATCGTCAGGATATTTGGAGTGGGTACAGCGCTTCTGGGCATAACCTATGCCTTATTTGAAAAGGATACCAAGCGTATTCTCGCCTTTAGCACGATTTCCCAGTTAGGCTTTATCCTCGCCTCACCAGAAGTGGGGGGCTTTTATGCCCTGACCCATGGTTTGGTCAAATCAGCGCTCTTTTTGATCGCGGGTGTTTTGCCCAGCCGTAACCTCAATGAACTGCAACATCAGCGGATTAATACCCCAATTTGGATTGCCCTGGCTATAGCTAGCTTCTCAATTTCCGGCTTTCCCTTATTGTCTGGCTTTGGGGCGAAAGTATTGACTCTGAAGAATATAGTGCCCTGGCAAGTTATCGGTATGAATGTTGCTGCCCTAGGAACGGCAACATGCTTTGGTAAATTCATCTTTCTGCCCCATGGGGATGGCAGCCAAGGGCAGGTAAAGGCCAATTTTTGGTTAGCGATGATACTGTTGCTCGGTGGGGTGATTGCCGTCAATAGTGTGTACTACGAGGCATATAATTTTGCCAATATTATCAAACCCCTGGCAACCATTGGCCTGGGATGGTTCGCATATTTGTTGATTTTCAAACGATCTGTACTCAAGCTGCCCCGTGTGCTTGAGGAATTTGACCATCTAATTGGGGTGATGAGTTTGATGTTAGTGTTATTGTTCTGGATGGTGTTTCCATGA
- a CDS encoding monovalent cation/H(+) antiporter subunit G — MINALSYTCIGVGILFWFWGTFPLIGERSVLFKLHSLSVADTLGSMSIIVGLLLKIPSEWPLLILAIISLAIWNTVLGYVLAYCSSSGGDDD, encoded by the coding sequence ATGATTAATGCACTGAGTTACACTTGCATAGGTGTCGGAATCCTATTCTGGTTTTGGGGAACCTTTCCCCTGATCGGTGAGCGATCAGTATTATTCAAGCTACATAGTCTTTCAGTGGCAGATACCCTCGGCTCGATGAGTATCATCGTCGGGCTGCTCCTGAAGATACCCAGTGAATGGCCGCTGCTGATTCTCGCCATTATCTCCTTAGCGATCTGGAATACAGTGCTGGGATATGTGTTGGCTTACTGTTCCAGTAGTGGGGGTGACGATGACTGA
- a CDS encoding cation:proton antiporter subunit C: MLEAFIFATILCGFFGIILKKNLVMKIISMDIMSTGVIAYYVLVASRDGLFTPILSNVENRAYADPVPQAVILTAIVIGFSIQALMLVGVMKLARDNPTLESNEIEKNNTP, encoded by the coding sequence GTGTTAGAAGCATTCATATTTGCCACAATATTGTGCGGATTTTTCGGCATCATCCTTAAAAAGAACCTGGTTATGAAAATCATCTCTATGGATATCATGAGCACGGGGGTGATTGCCTATTACGTGTTGGTGGCATCCCGAGATGGTTTATTCACACCTATTCTTTCAAACGTCGAAAATAGGGCTTACGCAGATCCGGTGCCCCAGGCAGTGATCTTGACAGCGATTGTGATCGGCTTTTCCATTCAAGCCTTGATGCTAGTAGGTGTTATGAAACTGGCACGGGACAATCCCACCCTGGAAAGCAACGAGATCGAGAAGAATAATACCCCATGA
- a CDS encoding cation:proton antiporter, which produces MSTITIAWIALPLFVGFSIYLLPKLDRYLALGVAMVSVEYGTQLFLRTKSPLTLELLDNFGVTLLVDQLSAFFILTNGLVTAAVILYCWQSGKTAFFYTQTIILHGSVNAVFICADLISLYVALEVISIAAFLLIAYPRTDRSIWVALRYLLISNTAMLFYLIGAILVYQANHSFAFEGLRGATPEALALIFLALLVKGGIFVSGLWLPLTHSESESPVSALLSGAVVKTGVFPLLRFALIVEELDPIVRIFGVGTALLGVGYAVFEKDTKRMLAFHTISQLGFILAAPEVGGFYALTHGLVKGALFLIAGVLPSRNLKELQHKPMNTQIWIALAIASFSISGFPLLSGFGAKVLTMKNLMPWEVIGMNVAALGTGISFAKFIFLPHGDSSQGQVKVNFWLAMILLLGGLIAVNSVYYQAYNFANIIKPLATIALGWLAYFLIFKRSVIKLPRVLEEFDHLIGMMSLMLILLFWMVFP; this is translated from the coding sequence ATGAGTACCATTACCATTGCCTGGATTGCCCTGCCGCTATTTGTGGGATTCAGCATTTATCTGCTCCCCAAACTTGACCGATACCTCGCCCTAGGGGTTGCTATGGTTTCGGTTGAATATGGGACACAGCTATTTCTTCGAACAAAATCGCCATTAACCTTAGAGCTGCTGGATAATTTTGGTGTCACATTACTAGTTGATCAATTAAGCGCCTTTTTTATCTTGACCAATGGGCTGGTAACCGCAGCAGTCATCCTCTACTGTTGGCAAAGTGGTAAAACAGCTTTTTTCTATACCCAAACCATTATCTTACATGGCAGTGTCAATGCCGTATTTATCTGCGCAGATTTGATCAGTTTATACGTAGCATTAGAAGTAATCAGTATTGCTGCGTTTCTGTTGATTGCCTATCCCCGAACCGACCGATCAATTTGGGTAGCCTTGCGCTATCTTTTGATCAGCAATACAGCCATGCTGTTTTATCTGATCGGCGCAATTTTAGTCTATCAGGCCAATCATTCCTTTGCCTTTGAAGGGTTGCGGGGAGCAACTCCAGAAGCTCTTGCCCTGATCTTTCTGGCACTGTTAGTCAAGGGGGGAATATTTGTCTCAGGATTGTGGTTACCCTTGACCCACTCCGAATCTGAGAGCCCAGTGTCGGCATTGCTATCGGGAGCTGTGGTCAAAACGGGAGTCTTTCCACTGTTGCGTTTTGCTCTGATTGTGGAGGAACTTGATCCCATCGTCAGGATATTTGGAGTGGGGACAGCGCTTCTGGGAGTAGGCTATGCCGTGTTTGAAAAAGATACCAAGCGTATGCTGGCGTTTCATACCATTTCCCAGTTAGGCTTTATCCTAGCCGCACCAGAAGTAGGGGGCTTTTATGCCCTGACCCACGGCCTGGTGAAAGGGGCGCTCTTTTTAATCGCGGGTGTTTTGCCCAGCCGCAACCTCAAGGAACTGCAACATAAGCCGATGAATACCCAAATCTGGATTGCCCTGGCTATAGCTAGCTTCTCAATTTCCGGCTTTCCCTTATTGTCCGGCTTTGGGGCGAAGGTGTTGACCATGAAGAATCTAATGCCCTGGGAAGTTATCGGTATGAATGTTGCTGCCCTAGGAACAGGCATATCCTTTGCGAAATTCATCTTTCTGCCCCATGGGGATAGCAGCCAAGGGCAGGTAAAGGTCAATTTTTGGTTAGCGATGATACTGTTGCTCGGTGGGCTGATTGCCGTCAATAGTGTGTACTACCAAGCATATAATTTTGCCAATATTATCAAACCCCTGGCAACCATTGCCCTTGGGTGGTTGGCATATTTTTTGATTTTCAAACGATCTGTAATCAAGCTGCCCCGTGTGCTTGAAGAATTTGACCATCTGATTGGGATGATGAGTCTGATGTTAATCCTACTGTTCTGGATGGTGTTTCCATGA
- a CDS encoding ATP-binding protein gives MTESTHGKSMVNLSPEDASDTVGGLATSEGVPPKDFYTWDRDALAVNLLDLSVPFELVGRQAQFQRIAHVLARDGNVLIVGVPGSGRRTLVRRAAREVGVKILEVDCIRVTDGQRFVQLLWESINQTFPMATVQALMADWIEGQAAELFVLKDEGSGTEGLKPVRIQSKELQRKAFEALLDLLQRLAESEGERVVLILESFPHIRSWDRHGVWEKFLRKQIEGQTQVSYVLVATIAETSIYPHEPGNNLEIVQLAPLANDVVAAWVTEVLHTQRLTFDPRSQALEIFVNAVQGHFGDASALVRRLKSVRVSDGLIRDGHVQQAIQELLADLSMVFESLLMLLPANQAHLLESLALDPTDKPQSRDYIQKHYLSRGGSLQGAIAGLQHKGLIYGSEQGYRLALPLFALWLCQRLS, from the coding sequence ATGACAGAATCCACTCATGGCAAATCAATGGTTAACCTCAGCCCTGAGGATGCCAGCGATACAGTTGGGGGCTTGGCAACTAGTGAAGGTGTGCCGCCGAAGGATTTCTACACTTGGGATCGGGATGCATTAGCCGTGAATCTTTTGGATTTATCAGTACCATTTGAATTGGTTGGGCGGCAAGCACAATTCCAGCGCATCGCTCACGTTTTAGCCCGTGATGGCAACGTGCTGATTGTGGGAGTGCCCGGAAGCGGACGGCGGACTTTGGTAAGGCGGGCGGCACGGGAAGTTGGAGTTAAAATCCTGGAGGTTGACTGCATCCGGGTTACGGATGGTCAGCGCTTTGTGCAACTGCTGTGGGAGAGCATAAACCAGACGTTTCCAATGGCAACAGTTCAAGCTCTAATGGCAGATTGGATTGAAGGTCAGGCAGCGGAATTATTTGTCCTGAAGGATGAAGGCAGTGGCACAGAGGGACTTAAACCGGTTCGGATCCAGAGCAAAGAGCTGCAACGGAAAGCATTTGAAGCATTACTCGATCTTCTGCAAAGGTTAGCTGAATCTGAGGGGGAACGGGTAGTGTTGATTTTGGAAAGTTTCCCCCACATCCGCTCTTGGGATCGTCATGGGGTGTGGGAAAAATTTTTGCGGAAACAGATCGAGGGTCAGACTCAGGTGAGTTATGTGCTAGTGGCAACGATCGCAGAAACCAGCATTTATCCCCATGAACCAGGGAATAATTTGGAAATTGTGCAGCTGGCTCCTTTAGCTAATGATGTGGTTGCGGCTTGGGTCACTGAAGTTTTGCATACCCAACGGCTGACCTTCGATCCGCGATCGCAAGCACTGGAAATCTTTGTCAATGCCGTGCAAGGACACTTCGGTGATGCTTCGGCACTGGTGCGACGCCTCAAGTCCGTACGAGTGTCTGACGGACTAATTCGTGATGGCCATGTTCAGCAGGCCATCCAAGAACTGCTAGCCGACTTATCCATGGTCTTCGAGTCATTACTGATGCTGCTTCCAGCTAATCAAGCTCATCTGTTAGAATCCCTCGCCCTAGACCCTACCGACAAGCCACAAAGTCGAGATTATATTCAGAAGCATTACCTATCAAGAGGGGGTTCTCTCCAAGGAGCGATCGCTGGATTGCAGCACAAAGGTTTGATTTATGGCTCCGAGCAAGGCTACCGACTCGCTTTACCTCTGTTTGCTTTGTGGCTTTGCCAGCGTTTAAGTTGA
- a CDS encoding DUF4040 domain-containing protein — protein sequence MTDNYIYIITALLPLSALMLVFQVNPYNALVIRGILGAVAALVYAMFGAADVALTEALVGTMLAITLYAVAVRSSLTMRLGVIQDWEVEADGESLPEGKTKPDFGELMNDLRTILNKHYMRLELVTYTDRDSLHRALLAKEVHGTCTEDEGWLFEQDQRELAPGATQKASPEDDQDQVGQEYETLPYHTQTRVQRLYEIMQSELSLSATSLTYVNIPEAGKDH from the coding sequence ATCACTGATAACTATATCTATATCATAACCGCCCTGCTGCCTTTGTCCGCCTTGATGCTGGTATTTCAGGTCAATCCATACAATGCTCTGGTGATCCGAGGCATACTGGGAGCGGTGGCGGCTTTGGTCTATGCCATGTTTGGGGCAGCGGATGTTGCTTTGACCGAAGCATTGGTGGGTACAATGCTAGCCATTACCCTCTATGCGGTTGCGGTGCGTTCATCCTTAACCATGCGTCTTGGAGTGATCCAAGACTGGGAAGTTGAGGCAGATGGAGAGTCTTTACCAGAGGGCAAGACCAAACCGGATTTTGGGGAACTGATGAATGACTTACGCACAATTCTGAACAAACACTATATGCGCCTTGAGCTGGTAACCTACACAGATAGGGATAGCTTGCACCGGGCGCTGTTGGCAAAAGAAGTCCATGGGACCTGTACCGAAGATGAGGGATGGCTCTTTGAGCAGGACCAGAGGGAATTAGCTCCAGGAGCTACCCAGAAGGCATCACCAGAGGATGATCAAGACCAGGTAGGGCAAGAGTATGAAACCCTACCTTATCACACCCAGACCAGGGTTCAACGCCTCTATGAAATCATGCAAAGTGAACTTTCATTATCGGCGACAAGCCTAACTTATGTAAATATACCAGAGGCAGGGAAAGATCATTAA
- a CDS encoding mucoidy inhibitor MuiA family protein translates to MVNTDTTLEDTSLTVESRISQVTVYSNQARVTRRTKVSLTGQEQELVIPRLPMTIETESVRATGTGTGVVRLLGVRTEKVFESEPVGEQVVQLSGQIKELEKQKRHLQDQQASKELARNFVEALSDKAVQHFSRSIAQQQIGLQETGEFLNFLEQRHHADAIAIAQQQEQQQQLQKQINALKAKLQQLKTPRPQESLSIIVTLAAEGAVDFDLEVSYVVNRASWIPLYDLRTNSSSDRINLSYLAQVKQNTGEDWSNVSLTLSTAKPGLGTLPPKLEPWYIQALDQQPIRALRREKSRAMSKSMSESSPDQDYEDESEALTTRSAFQAMSAPAPVAAQTVVAVVSTEGGVVTFELDGNSNIPSDGSPHKVTIFSDEYPSNPEYLAMPRLVSFAYLQTVVTNPVTGATLLPGKGNIFRDQTFVGTTNLENIAPGQEFRLNLGIDEGVKIERDLVERQVDKKLIGNQRRTTYAYRLVITNLQSEQKTLVVKEQLPVSRDEKIKVRLTQTNPKIQTGEMGLLEWKLDLSAQDKQELYYQFIIEHSPELKVIGLDI, encoded by the coding sequence ATGGTTAACACAGACACGACCTTAGAAGATACCAGCCTGACAGTAGAAAGTCGAATCTCCCAAGTGACCGTCTACTCCAACCAGGCAAGGGTGACGCGGCGGACTAAAGTCTCATTGACTGGGCAAGAGCAAGAACTGGTAATCCCTCGGCTACCGATGACCATCGAAACTGAGTCGGTGCGAGCAACAGGGACTGGTACAGGGGTTGTGCGATTATTGGGAGTACGGACAGAAAAAGTCTTTGAATCTGAACCAGTGGGGGAACAAGTTGTTCAATTGAGTGGGCAAATCAAGGAGTTGGAAAAACAAAAACGCCACCTCCAAGACCAGCAGGCGTCAAAGGAGCTAGCACGGAATTTTGTGGAGGCTTTGAGTGATAAAGCTGTCCAACACTTTTCCCGCAGTATTGCCCAACAACAGATTGGCTTGCAGGAAACAGGTGAATTTCTGAACTTTCTGGAGCAGCGTCACCATGCAGATGCGATCGCTATCGCTCAACAACAAGAACAACAGCAACAGTTACAAAAGCAAATAAATGCTCTGAAAGCTAAGCTACAACAGTTGAAAACGCCCCGTCCCCAGGAGAGCTTGAGCATTATTGTCACCTTAGCAGCAGAGGGGGCGGTGGATTTTGACCTAGAAGTCTCCTATGTAGTGAATCGTGCCAGTTGGATACCACTTTACGACTTGCGCACCAACAGCAGTAGCGATCGCATAAATCTGAGCTACCTGGCACAAGTCAAACAAAACACTGGGGAAGATTGGTCTAACGTTAGCCTTACTCTTTCGACGGCTAAGCCTGGACTGGGAACCCTACCCCCTAAGCTGGAACCATGGTACATTCAGGCACTAGACCAACAACCTATCCGAGCTTTGCGAAGGGAAAAGAGTAGGGCAATGTCTAAGTCAATGTCAGAATCATCTCCAGATCAAGACTATGAGGATGAGTCGGAAGCATTGACAACTCGTAGTGCTTTCCAAGCCATGTCAGCACCAGCACCAGTTGCTGCCCAAACAGTGGTAGCAGTAGTATCCACAGAAGGAGGTGTGGTTACTTTTGAGTTAGATGGTAACAGCAATATTCCCAGTGATGGTTCCCCGCACAAAGTGACTATTTTCAGTGATGAATATCCTAGTAATCCTGAGTATCTTGCCATGCCTCGGTTAGTTAGCTTCGCCTACCTACAAACTGTTGTTACCAATCCTGTTACTGGTGCAACCTTGTTACCAGGCAAAGGGAATATCTTTCGTGATCAAACCTTTGTTGGTACAACTAACTTGGAGAATATTGCACCAGGACAAGAATTCAGGCTAAACTTAGGGATAGATGAGGGAGTTAAAATTGAGCGGGATTTAGTGGAGCGTCAAGTTGATAAGAAATTAATTGGCAACCAGCGCCGCACGACTTATGCCTATCGACTCGTAATTACTAATTTGCAAAGTGAGCAAAAAACGTTGGTAGTAAAAGAACAGTTGCCAGTGAGTCGTGATGAAAAAATCAAAGTGCGGCTGACTCAGACTAATCCCAAAATACAGACCGGTGAGATGGGATTGCTAGAATGGAAACTTGATTTATCAGCCCAGGATAAGCAAGAGCTATATTATCAGTTTATCATTGAACATTCCCCTGAGTTAAAAGTGATTGGTTTAGATATTTAG